From the Streptomyces nigrescens genome, one window contains:
- a CDS encoding nitrilase-related carbon-nitrogen hydrolase: protein MADVVRAALVQATWTGDTESMIAKHEEYARAAAAQGAKVIGFQEVFNAPYFCQVQEPEHYRWAEPVPDGPTVRRMQDLARETGMVIVVPVFEVEQSGFYYNTAAVIDADGTFLGAYRKHHIPQVKGFWEKYYFKPGNAGWPVFDTAVGKVGVYICYDRHFPEGWRQLGLNGAQLVYNPSATSRGLSAYLWQLEQPAAAVANEYFIAAINRVGVEEYGDNDFYGTSYFVDPRGQFVGDVASDSKEELVIRDLDFALIDEVRQQWAFYRDRRPDAYDGLVQP, encoded by the coding sequence ATGGCCGATGTTGTGCGTGCCGCACTGGTCCAGGCGACCTGGACCGGCGACACCGAATCGATGATCGCGAAGCATGAGGAGTACGCCAGAGCGGCGGCCGCGCAGGGCGCGAAGGTGATCGGCTTCCAGGAAGTCTTCAACGCTCCGTACTTCTGTCAGGTCCAGGAGCCCGAGCACTACCGCTGGGCCGAGCCGGTGCCCGACGGCCCGACCGTCCGGCGGATGCAGGACCTGGCCCGCGAGACCGGCATGGTCATCGTCGTCCCCGTCTTCGAGGTCGAACAGTCCGGCTTCTACTACAACACCGCGGCCGTCATCGACGCCGACGGCACGTTCCTGGGCGCCTATCGCAAGCACCACATCCCGCAGGTCAAGGGCTTCTGGGAGAAGTACTACTTCAAGCCGGGGAACGCCGGCTGGCCGGTCTTCGACACCGCCGTCGGCAAGGTCGGCGTCTACATCTGCTACGACCGTCACTTCCCCGAAGGCTGGCGGCAGTTGGGCCTCAATGGCGCCCAGCTGGTCTACAACCCCTCCGCCACCTCCCGCGGCCTGTCGGCCTACCTCTGGCAGCTGGAGCAGCCCGCGGCCGCGGTCGCCAACGAGTACTTCATCGCGGCGATCAACCGGGTCGGCGTCGAGGAGTACGGCGACAACGACTTCTACGGCACCAGCTACTTCGTCGACCCCCGGGGACAGTTCGTCGGCGACGTCGCCAGCGACTCCAAGGAGGAACTGGTCATCCGGGACCTGGACTTCGCCCTCATCGACGAGGTCCGCCAGCAGTGGGCCTTCTACCGCGACCGCCGCCCCGACGCGTACGACGGACTGGTGCAGCCGTGA
- a CDS encoding MFS transporter, which yields MNAAEPEREGAAPQAAASPAVATARGTGRTAAPGASDASGRPFGARLMTPLLLGSLLNPLNSTMIATALVAIGQDFHVGPAGTAWLVSAMYLSSAVGQPALGRLADRIGPRRVFAAGALTVCAAGLLGALAPGFTLLIVSRVVLGIGTAAAYPAAMALLRSESRRVGRPTPRSVLGRLSLAALGSAALGPTLGGLLAATAGWRAVFAVNIPLGLLTLLGALAWLPADPKEAGGGRAKSAPAGSSDPLGMVLFAATLTCAMFFLLGLQDPRWPLPVAAGGLAGVLVWWQLRHPAPFLDLRMLARNGALVRTYLRHGLAYLVIYCVLYGFSQWLEEAHGFSSFHAGLILLPMSGAAACCSLAGARTKGIRAPLTVAAVCLALGSAALLLLRGSSPLVALLCAGALFGIPQGLAATGNQAAVYDQAPVDGVGAAAGLQRTAQYLGAITAAGLIGLLYGARASDSGLHAIAVTGVVLGLLLLALTLADRSLRNGVPRNSEPRKTGPPRSGESRTGEPGTEAPRTGG from the coding sequence ATGAACGCCGCCGAGCCGGAGCGGGAGGGTGCCGCACCGCAGGCGGCCGCTTCCCCGGCGGTCGCCACCGCGCGCGGGACCGGCCGGACCGCCGCTCCCGGTGCATCCGACGCCTCCGGCCGCCCGTTCGGCGCCCGGCTGATGACACCGCTGCTGCTCGGCTCGCTGCTCAACCCCCTCAACTCGACGATGATCGCCACCGCCCTGGTGGCCATCGGCCAGGACTTCCACGTCGGCCCGGCCGGCACCGCCTGGCTCGTCTCCGCGATGTATCTGTCCAGCGCGGTGGGCCAGCCGGCGCTGGGGCGGCTCGCCGACCGCATCGGCCCCCGCCGGGTGTTCGCCGCCGGTGCGCTGACGGTCTGCGCGGCGGGCCTCCTCGGGGCGCTCGCGCCGGGCTTCACGCTGCTGATCGTCTCGCGGGTCGTGCTCGGGATCGGCACCGCGGCCGCCTACCCCGCGGCGATGGCGCTGCTGCGCAGCGAATCGCGACGGGTGGGCCGGCCCACGCCCCGCTCCGTACTCGGGCGGCTCTCGCTCGCCGCGCTGGGCAGCGCGGCCCTCGGCCCCACCCTCGGCGGACTGCTCGCCGCGACCGCGGGCTGGCGCGCGGTGTTCGCCGTCAACATCCCGCTGGGGCTGCTCACCCTGCTCGGCGCACTCGCCTGGCTTCCGGCCGATCCGAAGGAGGCGGGTGGCGGACGGGCGAAGAGCGCCCCCGCCGGTTCGTCCGACCCGTTGGGCATGGTGCTCTTCGCCGCGACGCTGACCTGCGCGATGTTCTTCCTGCTGGGCCTCCAGGACCCGCGGTGGCCGCTGCCGGTGGCGGCCGGCGGGCTGGCGGGCGTCCTGGTGTGGTGGCAGCTGCGCCATCCGGCGCCGTTCCTCGATCTGCGGATGCTTGCCCGAAACGGCGCGCTGGTCCGCACCTACCTCCGGCACGGGCTGGCCTATCTCGTCATCTACTGCGTGCTCTACGGCTTCAGCCAGTGGCTGGAAGAGGCGCACGGCTTCTCGTCGTTCCACGCCGGTCTGATCTTGCTGCCGATGTCCGGCGCGGCGGCGTGCTGCTCGCTCGCGGGCGCCCGGACGAAGGGCATCCGCGCGCCGCTGACCGTGGCCGCTGTCTGTCTCGCCCTGGGCAGCGCGGCCCTCCTCCTGCTGCGGGGCAGCAGCCCGCTGGTCGCGCTGCTGTGCGCCGGGGCGCTCTTCGGCATCCCGCAGGGGCTGGCCGCCACCGGCAACCAGGCCGCCGTCTACGACCAGGCCCCGGTCGACGGCGTGGGCGCGGCCGCCGGACTGCAGCGCACCGCCCAGTACCTCGGCGCGATCACCGCGGCCGGCCTCATCGGGTTGCTGTACGGGGCGCGCGCCTCGGACTCCGGGCTGCATGCGATCGCCGTGACCGGCGTCGTGCTCGGTCTGCTGCTGCTCGCCCTGACCCTCGCCGACCGCAGCTTGCGGAACGGCGTCCCCCGGAACAGCGAGCCCCGGAAGACCGGCCCGCCCCGGAGCGGCGAGTCCCGGACCGGCGAGCCCGGGACCGAAGCGCCCCGGACCGGCGGCTGA
- a CDS encoding aspartate aminotransferase family protein, which produces MTHDPAGLHARHQAVLPSWLSLYYERPLELTHGEGRHVWDAEGNRYLDFFGGILTTMTAHALPEVTKAVSDQAGRIIHTSTLYLSRPMVDLAERIAALSGIPDARVFFTTSGTEANDAALLLATTHRRSNQILAMRNSYHGRSFSTVGITGNQSWSPTSLSPLQTLYVHGGVRSRGPYAELSDGAYIAACVDDLEDMLQQTAGGVAALIAEPVQGVGGFTMPPDGLYAAFREVLARHGILWISDEVQTGWGRTGDHFWGWQAHADNGPPDMLTFAKGIGNGMSIGGVVARAEVMNSLSANSISTFGGSPVTMAAGLANLGYLLEHDLQGNARRVGGLLIERLRAVAAGLDLVREVRGRGLMIGIELVRPGTDERSPEAASLVLEAARERGLLIGKGGQGGASLRIAPPMTLTVAEAEEGADLLADALRTAQGRLAAPA; this is translated from the coding sequence GTGACCCATGACCCCGCGGGCCTGCACGCCCGCCACCAGGCCGTCCTGCCCTCCTGGCTCAGCCTCTACTACGAGCGGCCCCTCGAACTCACCCATGGCGAGGGCCGCCACGTCTGGGACGCCGAGGGCAACCGCTATCTCGACTTCTTCGGCGGCATCCTCACCACCATGACGGCGCATGCGCTGCCCGAGGTGACCAAGGCCGTCAGCGACCAGGCCGGCCGCATCATCCACACCTCGACGCTCTACCTCTCCCGGCCCATGGTCGACCTGGCGGAGCGGATCGCGGCGCTCTCCGGCATCCCCGACGCCCGGGTCTTCTTCACCACCTCCGGTACGGAGGCTAATGACGCGGCCCTGCTGCTGGCCACCACGCACCGCCGCTCCAATCAGATCCTGGCGATGCGCAACAGCTACCACGGCCGGTCCTTCTCCACCGTCGGCATCACCGGCAACCAGAGCTGGTCGCCCACCAGCCTCTCGCCCCTGCAGACGCTGTATGTCCACGGCGGGGTGCGCAGCCGCGGCCCGTACGCGGAGCTCAGCGACGGTGCGTACATCGCGGCCTGCGTCGACGACCTGGAGGACATGCTCCAGCAGACCGCGGGCGGGGTCGCCGCGCTGATCGCCGAACCGGTCCAGGGCGTCGGCGGATTCACCATGCCGCCGGACGGTCTCTACGCCGCGTTCCGCGAGGTGCTCGCCCGGCACGGCATCCTCTGGATCAGCGACGAGGTGCAGACCGGCTGGGGCCGTACCGGCGACCACTTCTGGGGCTGGCAGGCGCACGCCGACAACGGTCCGCCCGACATGCTGACCTTCGCCAAGGGCATCGGCAACGGCATGTCCATCGGCGGGGTGGTGGCCCGGGCCGAGGTGATGAACTCGCTCTCCGCGAACTCCATTTCCACCTTCGGCGGCAGCCCGGTCACCATGGCCGCGGGCCTGGCCAACCTCGGCTACCTCCTCGAACACGACCTCCAGGGCAACGCCCGGCGGGTCGGCGGTCTGCTCATCGAGCGGCTGCGGGCGGTCGCGGCGGGCCTCGATCTCGTACGGGAAGTGCGCGGCCGCGGCCTGATGATCGGCATCGAACTGGTCCGCCCGGGCACCGACGAGCGCTCGCCGGAGGCCGCCTCCCTGGTCCTGGAGGCTGCCCGCGAGCGCGGTCTGCTGATCGGCAAGGGCGGCCAGGGCGGCGCCTCGCTGCGGATCGCGCCCCCGATGACGCTGACCGTCGCCGAGGCGGAAGAGGGCGCGGATCTGCTGGCGGACGCACTGCGGACGGCACAGGGGCGGCTGGCGGCCCCGGCATAA
- a CDS encoding MarR family winged helix-turn-helix transcriptional regulator — protein sequence MPEKDHERLATELSATVSLLMRQLRAASPQGELTATQRAVIGRIDTGGEATIAALARAELVRPQSMRLTVGALEERGILVRSPHPTDGRQVVFSLTEEGRRMLALVRQAKHNWLAVAIAERLTAEERRTLAAATELMRRLMPE from the coding sequence ATGCCCGAAAAGGACCACGAACGTCTCGCGACGGAGCTGAGCGCCACCGTCTCCCTGCTCATGCGGCAGCTGCGCGCCGCCTCACCGCAGGGAGAGCTCACCGCGACCCAGCGGGCGGTGATCGGCCGGATCGACACCGGGGGCGAGGCCACCATTGCCGCGCTGGCCCGCGCCGAGCTGGTCCGTCCGCAGTCCATGCGGCTGACCGTCGGGGCGCTGGAGGAGCGCGGCATCCTGGTCCGCAGCCCGCATCCGACGGACGGCCGCCAGGTCGTCTTCTCCCTCACCGAGGAGGGCCGGCGGATGCTCGCCCTCGTCCGGCAGGCCAAACACAACTGGCTGGCGGTGGCCATCGCCGAGCGGCTGACCGCGGAGGAGCGGCGGACCCTGGCGGCGGCCACCGAGCTGATGCGGCGGCTGATGCCGGAATGA
- a CDS encoding isochorismatase family protein, with protein MPVTTLDATTALVLIDLQKGIAGLPTAPLPAAEVIERGARLAAAFRVRGLPVVLVNVTGGAPGRTESARPAGEPPADWAELVPELGRRPGDLTVTKQTWGAFHGTDLDRELRRRGVTQLVLGGIATSIGVESTARAAYEHGYHVTLATDAMTDLDADAHRNSLERIFPQLGETGTTEEVLTLLG; from the coding sequence ATGCCCGTCACCACCCTCGACGCCACGACCGCCCTGGTACTGATCGACCTGCAAAAGGGCATCGCGGGTCTGCCCACCGCGCCCCTGCCGGCCGCCGAGGTCATCGAGCGCGGCGCGCGGCTGGCCGCCGCGTTCCGGGTGCGCGGCCTGCCCGTCGTCCTGGTGAACGTCACGGGCGGCGCCCCCGGCCGTACCGAGTCCGCGCGGCCCGCCGGCGAGCCGCCCGCCGACTGGGCGGAGCTGGTGCCCGAGCTCGGCCGGCGGCCCGGCGACCTCACCGTCACCAAGCAGACGTGGGGCGCCTTCCACGGCACGGACCTGGACCGGGAGCTGCGCCGCCGCGGCGTGACCCAGCTCGTCCTCGGCGGCATCGCCACCAGCATCGGTGTGGAGTCCACCGCCCGCGCCGCGTACGAGCACGGCTACCACGTCACCCTCGCCACCGACGCGATGACCGACCTGGACGCCGACGCGCACCGCAACAGCCTGGAGCGGATCTTCCCGCAGCTGGGCGAGACCGGCACGACCGAGGAGGTCCTCACCCTCCTCGGCTGA
- a CDS encoding APC family permease has translation MSQFFRPKRMMVGRPLDSARLGETLLPKRLALPIFCSDPLSSVAYATEEILLVVGLGGIALLHLTWYAAAAIVLVLVVVVASYRQTCYAYPSGGGAYRVSAQNLGRSAALTAASALLVDYVLTVAVSVVSGVAAITSAIPSLGGHDVALSVGFVALLALMNLRGVRESGRVFAVPTYGFVFFIYLMFAFAAVRMATGAHIRAESADLPLHAVSPYTGLALVLLGMRAFASGCTALTGVEAISNGVPAFRRPKSRNAATTLLVMGFFSVTMFGGITILAMLYDVHVAVQPTELGLPPGTPTSTALAQIARATFGDLDTLFYLLQAFTAGVLILAANTAFNGFPMLASILAEDGFVPRQLHNRGDRLVFSNGIILLALAAIGLIILFDAELTRLIQLYIIGVFVSFTLSQTGMVRHWRTVLAAPGLPSRERARHRRSQAINAVGAVLTGVVLIIVLITKFLHGAWIVVIAMPLLFLGMRAIHQHYGRLERELAVAPGARPWEPAGNHVRVLVNSLHAPTLKALGYARAMRPTSLEALTVAVEPGDVRELRAQWDAHDIDVPLQALSSPYRDFTGPVIDYILDVCARYPGGAVTVVIPEYVVGRWWEQPLHNQSALRLKARLLFTPGVTVVNVPYRLPSGKEPGET, from the coding sequence ATGAGCCAATTCTTCAGGCCGAAGCGGATGATGGTGGGCCGTCCGCTGGACAGTGCGCGGCTCGGTGAGACGCTGCTGCCGAAGCGACTGGCGCTACCGATCTTCTGCAGTGACCCGCTGTCCTCGGTCGCCTATGCCACCGAGGAAATCCTGCTGGTCGTCGGCCTCGGCGGGATCGCGCTGCTCCACCTGACCTGGTACGCCGCGGCCGCCATCGTGCTCGTGCTGGTCGTGGTCGTGGCGTCCTACCGGCAGACCTGTTACGCCTATCCCAGCGGCGGCGGGGCGTACCGCGTCAGCGCCCAGAACCTCGGGCGGAGCGCGGCGCTCACCGCGGCCAGCGCGCTGCTGGTGGACTATGTGCTGACCGTCGCGGTGTCCGTCGTCTCCGGCGTCGCCGCGATCACCTCCGCGATCCCGTCCCTCGGCGGCCATGACGTGGCGCTGTCCGTCGGGTTCGTGGCACTGCTGGCCCTGATGAATCTGCGCGGGGTACGGGAATCGGGCCGGGTCTTCGCCGTCCCCACCTATGGATTCGTCTTCTTCATCTACCTGATGTTCGCGTTCGCGGCCGTACGGATGGCCACCGGCGCGCACATCCGCGCCGAGTCCGCCGACCTGCCGCTGCACGCCGTCTCGCCCTACACGGGGCTGGCGCTGGTCCTGCTGGGGATGCGCGCCTTCGCCTCCGGCTGCACCGCGCTGACCGGTGTCGAGGCGATCAGCAACGGAGTGCCCGCCTTCCGCCGGCCGAAGAGCCGCAATGCCGCCACCACCCTGCTGGTCATGGGGTTCTTCTCGGTCACCATGTTCGGCGGGATCACGATTCTGGCCATGCTCTACGACGTGCATGTCGCGGTGCAGCCCACCGAACTCGGGCTGCCGCCGGGCACCCCGACCTCCACCGCGCTCGCCCAGATCGCCCGGGCCACCTTCGGCGACCTCGACACGCTCTTCTACCTGCTGCAGGCGTTCACGGCCGGGGTGCTGATCCTCGCCGCCAACACCGCCTTCAACGGCTTCCCGATGCTGGCGTCGATCCTCGCCGAGGACGGGTTCGTGCCCCGGCAGCTGCACAACCGCGGGGACCGGCTGGTCTTCTCCAACGGCATCATCCTGCTCGCGCTGGCCGCGATCGGGCTGATCATCCTGTTCGACGCGGAGCTCACCCGCCTCATCCAGCTCTACATCATCGGCGTCTTCGTCTCCTTCACGCTCTCCCAGACGGGCATGGTCCGGCACTGGCGGACCGTCCTCGCCGCGCCGGGGCTGCCGTCACGGGAGCGGGCGCGGCACCGGCGCTCCCAGGCGATCAACGCGGTCGGCGCGGTGCTCACCGGGGTGGTCCTGATCATCGTCCTGATCACCAAATTCCTGCACGGCGCCTGGATCGTGGTGATCGCCATGCCGCTGCTGTTCCTGGGGATGCGCGCGATCCACCAGCACTACGGGCGCCTCGAACGGGAGTTGGCGGTCGCCCCCGGCGCGCGGCCCTGGGAACCGGCCGGGAACCATGTGCGGGTGCTGGTCAACTCCCTGCACGCGCCGACCCTCAAGGCCCTCGGCTATGCCCGCGCGATGCGTCCCACCTCGCTGGAGGCGCTGACCGTCGCGGTCGAGCCCGGCGATGTGCGGGAGCTGCGCGCGCAGTGGGACGCCCATGACATCGACGTACCGCTCCAGGCGCTCAGCTCGCCCTACCGGGACTTCACCGGGCCGGTGATCGACTACATCCTGGATGTCTGTGCGCGGTATCCGGGCGGCGCCGTCACGGTCGTCATCCCCGAATACGTCGTCGGACGCTGGTGGGAGCAGCCGCTGCACAACCAGAGCGCACTGCGGCTGAAGGCCCGGCTGCTGTTCACGCCGGGCGTGACGGTGGTCAACGTGCCCTATCGGCTCCCGTCCGGCAAGGAGCCGGGGGAGACGTAG
- the ggt gene encoding gamma-glutamyltransferase — protein sequence MTRARRLTVLGAVAALAGSLVVVPAAAGSAAPGRPAPVDRDRATTVTPEKTPVAVGHGGAVSSVDPDASAAGISVLKKGGNAVDAAVATAAALGVTEPYSAGIGGGGYFVSYDARSRTVRTLDGRETAPRSAGKDLFLENGTPLPFDDVVTSGLSVGTPGTAATWDTALRKWGSRSLHQVLRPAQRLAADGFTVDETFRRQTADNEARFRDFPASARLYLPGGKLPVVGSTMKNPDLARTYRELATKGVGALYDGALGRDIVRTVRKPPVRAGSPRTVRPGDLTAGDLRAYRVLSQAPTHTGYRGLDVYGMAPSSSGGTSVAEALNILEKSEVSRLSEKQYLHRFIEAARIAFADRGRWVGDPAQEDVPTKGLTSQRFADARACLIHDNKALTSPLAPGDPRHPERCGTGGRAAPTTYEGENTTHLTVADKWGNVVAYTLTIEQTGGSGIVVPHRGFLLNNELTDFSFAPASASVHDPNLPGPGKRPRSSMSPTIVLRHGRPVVALGSPGGATIITTVLQTLVNHLDRGMPLVDAIAAPRASQRNAARTELEPGLWNSPLRRQLEAIGHAFKENPEIGATTGVQRLPDGRWLAAAEKVRRGGGSARVVHRS from the coding sequence ATGACCAGAGCCCGACGCCTCACCGTCCTGGGAGCAGTGGCCGCGCTGGCCGGCTCCTTGGTGGTGGTCCCGGCCGCCGCCGGATCCGCCGCCCCCGGGCGGCCCGCCCCCGTGGACCGGGACCGCGCCACCACCGTCACACCGGAGAAGACCCCGGTCGCCGTCGGCCACGGCGGGGCCGTCTCCAGCGTCGACCCGGATGCCTCGGCCGCCGGTATCTCGGTGCTCAAGAAGGGCGGCAACGCCGTCGACGCCGCGGTCGCCACCGCCGCCGCGCTCGGCGTCACCGAGCCCTACTCCGCGGGCATCGGGGGCGGCGGCTACTTCGTCTCCTACGACGCCCGGTCCAGGACCGTACGCACCCTCGACGGCCGGGAGACCGCCCCGCGCTCCGCCGGCAAGGACCTCTTCCTGGAGAACGGCACCCCGCTCCCGTTCGACGACGTCGTCACCAGCGGGCTGAGCGTCGGCACCCCGGGCACCGCCGCCACCTGGGACACCGCCCTGCGCAAATGGGGCAGCCGGTCCCTGCACCAGGTCCTGCGCCCCGCACAGCGGCTGGCCGCGGACGGCTTCACGGTCGACGAGACCTTCCGCCGGCAGACCGCGGACAACGAGGCGCGCTTCCGCGACTTCCCGGCGTCCGCCCGCCTCTACCTGCCCGGCGGCAAGCTCCCGGTGGTCGGCTCCACGATGAAGAACCCCGATCTTGCCCGTACGTACCGGGAGTTGGCGACGAAGGGCGTCGGCGCGCTCTACGACGGGGCGCTCGGCCGGGACATCGTCCGCACCGTCCGCAAGCCGCCGGTGCGCGCCGGCTCCCCGCGCACGGTACGGCCCGGCGATCTGACCGCGGGCGATCTGCGGGCCTACCGGGTCCTGAGCCAGGCGCCGACCCACACCGGCTACCGCGGGCTCGACGTCTACGGCATGGCGCCGTCCTCCTCCGGCGGCACCAGCGTCGCCGAGGCGCTCAACATCCTGGAGAAGAGTGAGGTCTCCCGGCTGAGCGAGAAGCAGTACCTGCACCGCTTCATCGAGGCGGCCCGGATCGCCTTCGCCGACCGTGGCCGCTGGGTCGGCGACCCGGCGCAGGAGGACGTCCCGACCAAGGGCCTGACCTCCCAGCGGTTCGCCGATGCCCGCGCCTGCCTCATCCACGACAACAAGGCGCTGACCAGCCCGCTCGCGCCCGGCGACCCGCGCCACCCCGAGCGCTGCGGTACGGGCGGACGGGCCGCGCCGACGACGTACGAGGGGGAGAACACCACCCATCTGACCGTCGCCGACAAGTGGGGCAATGTCGTCGCCTACACCCTGACCATCGAGCAGACCGGCGGCAGCGGCATCGTCGTCCCGCACCGTGGCTTCCTGCTCAACAACGAGCTCACCGACTTCTCCTTCGCGCCCGCCAGCGCCTCCGTGCATGACCCGAACCTGCCCGGGCCCGGCAAGCGGCCGCGCTCGTCGATGTCGCCGACGATCGTGCTGCGGCACGGCCGGCCGGTGGTGGCGCTCGGCTCGCCCGGCGGCGCGACCATCATCACCACCGTGCTGCAGACCCTGGTCAACCACCTCGACCGCGGAATGCCGCTGGTCGACGCCATCGCCGCACCGCGTGCCAGCCAGCGCAACGCGGCCCGGACCGAGCTCGAACCCGGCCTGTGGAACAGCCCGCTCCGCCGGCAACTCGAAGCGATCGGACATGCCTTCAAGGAGAACCCCGAGATCGGCGCGACGACCGGCGTCCAGCGACTGCCGGACGGCCGCTGGCTGGCCGCGGCCGAAAAGGTACGGCGCGGCGGCGGCTCGGCGAGGGTCGTGCACCGGTCGTAA
- a CDS encoding amidase, with protein sequence MSVDESQDSETGQVPARHIGATAGELEGLAEQARALAEGRVTSTALVRRSLERIEATQGTVNAFRRVRAEAAMAEAAEADRRLAAGERLPLLGVPVAVKDDTDVAGEPTAFGCAGEFPPKERDAEVVRRLRAAGAIIVGKTNACELGQWPFTEGPAFGNTCNPWNLAHTPGGSSGGSAAAVAAGLVPAALGTDGAGSVRIPAAWSHLVGIKPQRGRISTWPDPEAFQGITGIGPLARTVEDAALLLDVASGNHDGDLHRPPAIAAREAAGRDPGRLRIALSWKAAFTFTPKPLHPDVRAAVTGVARTLARLGHFVEEAEPDYGLVGLAFVPRATAGVGEWADRVPDRSLLDRRTREAARMGRLLGGPVLRRARAAEKRQQRRIGALFGPYDVLLTPTTATPPPRIGTLAKLSGWRTDQAMIAACPYAWPWNVLGWPGVSVPAGFSTDGLPLGAQLLGPAHGEPQLISLAAQLQDDLRWHERRPAGHPVPYDGVRP encoded by the coding sequence GTGAGCGTTGACGAGAGCCAGGACAGCGAGACCGGGCAGGTCCCGGCCCGGCACATCGGTGCCACGGCGGGCGAGTTGGAGGGCCTCGCCGAGCAGGCACGGGCGCTCGCCGAGGGCCGGGTGACCTCGACCGCGCTGGTACGGCGGTCGCTGGAGCGCATCGAGGCCACCCAGGGCACCGTCAACGCCTTCCGGCGGGTACGGGCCGAGGCGGCGATGGCGGAGGCCGCGGAGGCGGACCGCAGGCTGGCGGCCGGGGAGCGGCTGCCGCTGCTCGGGGTGCCGGTCGCGGTCAAGGACGACACCGATGTGGCGGGCGAGCCGACCGCGTTCGGCTGCGCCGGAGAGTTCCCGCCCAAGGAGCGCGACGCCGAGGTCGTCCGGCGGCTGCGCGCGGCCGGCGCCATCATCGTCGGCAAGACCAACGCCTGCGAGCTGGGGCAGTGGCCGTTCACCGAGGGCCCGGCCTTCGGCAACACCTGCAACCCGTGGAACCTCGCCCACACCCCGGGCGGCTCGTCCGGAGGTTCGGCCGCCGCGGTCGCGGCCGGGCTGGTCCCCGCCGCCCTCGGCACCGACGGCGCCGGCTCGGTCCGTATCCCCGCCGCCTGGTCCCATCTCGTCGGCATCAAACCCCAGCGCGGCCGCATCTCCACCTGGCCGGACCCCGAGGCCTTCCAGGGGATCACCGGTATCGGACCGCTGGCCCGTACGGTCGAGGACGCGGCGCTGCTGCTGGACGTGGCCAGCGGCAACCACGACGGCGATCTGCACCGGCCGCCCGCCATCGCGGCCCGCGAGGCCGCCGGCCGCGACCCGGGACGGCTGCGGATCGCGCTGTCCTGGAAGGCGGCCTTCACCTTCACGCCCAAGCCGCTGCACCCCGACGTCCGGGCCGCGGTGACCGGTGTGGCCCGTACGCTGGCCCGCCTCGGGCACTTCGTCGAGGAGGCGGAGCCGGACTACGGGCTGGTCGGGCTGGCCTTCGTGCCGCGTGCCACGGCCGGGGTGGGGGAGTGGGCGGACCGGGTCCCCGACCGCTCGCTCCTGGACCGCCGGACGCGGGAGGCGGCCCGGATGGGGCGGCTGCTCGGCGGGCCCGTCCTGCGCCGGGCGCGCGCCGCCGAGAAGCGCCAACAGCGGCGGATCGGCGCGCTGTTCGGCCCCTACGACGTGCTGCTGACGCCGACCACGGCCACTCCGCCGCCGCGGATCGGCACCCTCGCCAAGCTCAGCGGCTGGCGTACGGATCAGGCCATGATCGCCGCCTGCCCGTACGCCTGGCCGTGGAATGTCCTCGGCTGGCCGGGGGTGAGCGTCCCCGCCGGGTTCAGCACGGACGGTCTGCCGCTGGGCGCCCAGCTGCTCGGCCCGGCCCACGGCGAGCCGCAGCTGATCTCGCTGGCCGCCCAGCTGCAGGACGATCTGCGCTGGCACGAGCGGCGCCCGGCCGGCCATCCGGTGCCGTACGACGGGGTCCGGCCCTGA